In Candidatus Zixiibacteriota bacterium, a single genomic region encodes these proteins:
- the xseB gene encoding exodeoxyribonuclease VII small subunit, whose product MSARKKPKDFETAIDRLEEITGLLESGDVSLEKSIELYSEGIKMAGLCNEKLTEAEKTVRKVVQGIDSLEEMDFDQGEDT is encoded by the coding sequence ATGTCAGCCCGGAAAAAGCCAAAAGATTTTGAAACAGCAATTGATCGACTGGAAGAAATCACCGGTCTGCTTGAAAGTGGAGATGTTTCGCTGGAGAAATCGATTGAGTTGTATTCCGAAGGTATCAAGATGGCCGGGTTGTGCAACGAGAAACTCACCGAAGCCGAGAAGACAGTGAGAAAGGTCGTTCAGGGCATTGATTCTCTTGAAGAAATGGACTTCGATCAGGGAGAGGACACCTGA
- a CDS encoding polyprenyl synthetase family protein has protein sequence MSSVDATGVRTYLKEKGQFVDQLLDRYLPPIDAEPKSLHAAMRYSVLAPGKRLRPILALAAFEYCGGDAGGEDQPIHFGMAGLEMVHTYSLIHDDLPCMDDDDLRRGMPTCHKKFNEATAVLAGDALHDVAFLLMARTGLAQAGLELAQALGTEGMIGGQMADVNAEGHDVDREEVIGIHRRKTGALIRCSLRLGAILAGSSDDQLNALTKYGEKIGLAFQIIDDILDVEGDSELLGKNIGSDSRKKKATYPGAVGLDVARRDAAALIEEGVSVLDVRRDSVLKDIAYYIANRDS, from the coding sequence ATGAGTTCTGTTGATGCCACCGGTGTGCGTACTTATCTCAAGGAGAAGGGGCAGTTTGTAGATCAGTTACTGGATCGCTATCTACCTCCGATTGATGCCGAGCCGAAATCGCTCCATGCTGCTATGCGTTACTCTGTGCTAGCGCCGGGAAAGCGTTTGCGGCCGATTTTGGCACTGGCGGCGTTTGAGTATTGTGGCGGCGACGCCGGTGGCGAAGATCAGCCCATCCATTTCGGCATGGCCGGACTGGAGATGGTTCACACCTATTCGCTTATCCACGATGACCTGCCCTGTATGGATGATGATGACCTGCGCCGGGGAATGCCAACTTGCCACAAGAAATTTAATGAGGCTACGGCTGTTCTGGCTGGTGATGCTCTCCATGATGTTGCTTTTCTGCTGATGGCGCGAACAGGTCTGGCTCAGGCCGGGTTGGAACTGGCTCAGGCTCTGGGCACCGAGGGAATGATTGGCGGCCAGATGGCCGATGTCAACGCTGAAGGTCATGACGTAGATCGTGAGGAAGTGATTGGCATACATCGCCGCAAGACAGGTGCACTGATTCGTTGTTCCCTGCGACTGGGTGCTATTCTGGCCGGGAGCAGCGACGATCAACTGAATGCTCTGACGAAATATGGCGAGAAGATCGGATTGGCTTTTCAAATCATCGATGATATTCTCGATGTGGAGGGTGACTCTGAACTTCTGGGAAAGAATATCGGTTCTGATAGTAGAAAGAAAAAGGCTACCTATCCGGGAGCCGTTGGTCTTGATGTTGCCCGTCGTGATGCTGCCGCTCTCATTGAAGAGGGAGTGAGCGTACTTGACGTTCGTCGAGATAGTGTCCTGAAAGACATTGCATATTACATCGCCAACCGAGACAGTTGA
- the dxs gene encoding 1-deoxy-D-xylulose-5-phosphate synthase, whose protein sequence is MKYLPKIQSPKDIKDLSSDELVELASEIRHDIIAAVSQTGGHLASNLGAVELTLALHYVLDLPTDRVVWDVSNQTYTHKIITGRRDRIHTLRQHGGLSGFAKRSESEYDHFGAGHASTSISAALGMAAARDNAGKSNRVVAVIGDGALSGGLAYEGLNNAGSSKKDLLVILNDNTWAISRNVGGMSHYLTTIMSDEKLNRLRDEIWDLTGRFKRRDKIRNTISRIEDSVKALLAPGMLFEKLGFRYFGPIEGHNTELLIKTLERVTKLRGPILLHVATVKGKGYGPAESNPSKFHGVGKFDKATGETTSKKGSLPAYTKVFGDTMVELGAKDDSVVAITAAMTAGTGLVDFAEKYPGRFFDVGIAEGHAGTFAAGMAVDGIKPYLTIYSSFLQRAYDHIIHDIALQKLPVVMCLDRAGLVGDDGPTHHGTFDLSFLSSIPHITIAVPKDGNELRSMLHYTVDGELDGPVAIRYPRLAIPSEMRREIDTIEWGKWERLTPRSEIVVLAVGTMVTQMQKVAEVLAGKGHTMTVVNARFVKPLDEEMLGKIAGWARVILTAEENQLSGGFGDIVASYLMSHGYAGRFKAFGIPDRFIQHGTRELLLKETGLDVDSMAAAIMELSGQKESGRFLRKLRFRKSNNDRKPRNEVKDAVSKE, encoded by the coding sequence ATGAAGTACTTGCCGAAAATACAATCTCCAAAGGACATAAAAGATCTGTCCTCAGATGAGCTGGTCGAACTGGCTTCCGAGATTAGACACGACATAATTGCTGCTGTCTCCCAGACCGGTGGGCATCTGGCCAGTAATCTGGGGGCGGTTGAATTGACCCTGGCTTTGCATTATGTGCTCGACTTGCCGACCGACCGCGTGGTCTGGGATGTTAGCAATCAAACCTATACGCACAAGATTATCACTGGCCGTCGTGACCGCATACACACCTTGCGTCAGCATGGGGGGCTGTCCGGTTTTGCCAAGCGAAGCGAATCCGAGTATGACCATTTCGGTGCCGGTCACGCATCAACCTCGATTTCGGCAGCCCTTGGTATGGCTGCCGCCCGTGATAATGCGGGGAAAAGCAATCGGGTAGTAGCTGTAATCGGTGATGGTGCGCTAAGCGGAGGGCTGGCCTACGAAGGCCTCAACAATGCCGGTTCATCAAAAAAAGATTTGCTGGTCATTCTCAATGACAACACATGGGCGATCTCCCGAAATGTCGGAGGGATGTCACACTATCTGACGACCATCATGTCTGATGAGAAACTCAATCGTCTTCGCGACGAAATCTGGGACCTGACAGGGAGATTTAAGCGGCGTGATAAGATTCGTAATACTATTTCGCGCATTGAAGACTCGGTCAAAGCACTCTTGGCCCCGGGCATGCTCTTTGAGAAGCTTGGTTTTCGATACTTTGGTCCTATCGAAGGCCATAATACTGAATTGCTCATCAAGACGTTGGAGCGGGTAACGAAACTTCGAGGCCCTATTCTTCTTCACGTTGCTACGGTTAAGGGCAAAGGGTATGGCCCCGCCGAGAGCAACCCATCCAAGTTCCACGGCGTGGGCAAGTTTGACAAGGCTACCGGCGAGACCACATCCAAGAAAGGTAGCCTTCCCGCCTACACGAAAGTTTTTGGTGATACTATGGTGGAGCTGGGTGCTAAGGATGACAGCGTGGTGGCGATTACTGCCGCTATGACTGCCGGCACCGGCCTGGTTGATTTCGCCGAGAAATATCCCGGTAGGTTCTTTGATGTCGGTATTGCCGAGGGACACGCCGGGACGTTTGCAGCAGGAATGGCGGTCGATGGCATCAAACCGTATCTGACCATTTATTCCAGCTTCCTGCAACGTGCCTATGATCACATCATCCACGACATAGCGCTTCAGAAACTTCCGGTTGTGATGTGTCTTGATCGGGCGGGTTTGGTCGGCGATGATGGACCGACCCACCACGGCACGTTTGACTTGTCGTTTCTTTCTTCGATTCCCCATATCACTATAGCCGTACCAAAAGACGGTAACGAACTGCGGTCCATGTTGCACTACACCGTCGATGGTGAACTAGACGGACCGGTGGCAATTCGCTATCCGCGCCTGGCTATTCCCTCTGAGATGCGGCGAGAGATTGACACTATCGAGTGGGGGAAATGGGAACGTCTGACACCGCGCTCGGAGATCGTTGTGCTGGCTGTCGGAACAATGGTTACACAGATGCAGAAAGTGGCTGAAGTGTTGGCTGGCAAGGGGCATACCATGACGGTTGTAAACGCGCGTTTTGTGAAGCCGCTCGATGAAGAAATGCTGGGGAAGATCGCTGGTTGGGCTCGTGTGATCCTGACTGCAGAAGAGAACCAACTCAGCGGAGGCTTCGGCGATATTGTCGCGAGCTACCTGATGTCACATGGCTATGCCGGACGGTTTAAAGCGTTTGGGATACCTGATCGATTTATCCAGCATGGCACTCGAGAGTTGTTGCTCAAGGAAACCGGTCTCGATGTGGATTCAATGGCGGCCGCGATCATGGAACTTTCCGGTCAAAAGGAGAGCGGACGATTCCTGCGAAAGCTTCGTTTCCGCAAGAGTAACAACGACAGGAAGCCTCGCAATGAGGTCAAAGACGCAGTGAGCAAAGAATAG
- the xseA gene encoding exodeoxyribonuclease VII large subunit — MPEQLRAYTVSAITRMIKGMLEEGFVNLWVEGEISNYHHHSSGHRYLSLKDDKAVLKVTIWRSAGSGLRFEPEDGQKVLAYGDISVYPKGGLYQLNCRKLVPVGVGELELALRQLSAKLEAEGLFDEDRKQPIPRFVSKVGIVTSSTGAAVRDIIQIAHRRNPAVQLIVFPAKVQGDGAEATIASGIEYFNNREDIDVIIIGRGGGSLEDLWPFNTEVTVRAVASSLIPVVSAVGHEVDFSLSDRVADLRAPTPSAAAELVVWSRRELQQTLSSMQQRQASLVQSRLTESRGRLTALLQRPVLARPMDILHQHRQFLDQIQHQLVQAGKNSFEKRRNQLSLTVSRLEALSPMRVLSRGYSFSRLLPQKTSVVSVDQLQPGSRLETTFLDGAAVSVVEQVEKK, encoded by the coding sequence ATGCCTGAGCAGCTTCGAGCCTATACTGTGTCCGCTATCACTCGTATGATCAAGGGCATGTTGGAGGAGGGTTTTGTTAACCTTTGGGTAGAAGGCGAGATTTCCAACTACCATCACCATTCGTCCGGTCACCGTTATCTCAGTCTGAAAGACGACAAAGCGGTTCTGAAGGTTACTATCTGGCGTTCGGCCGGAAGCGGTCTCCGTTTCGAACCGGAGGACGGACAAAAGGTTCTGGCGTACGGTGACATATCCGTATATCCCAAAGGTGGGCTGTATCAACTAAATTGTCGCAAGCTGGTGCCGGTGGGGGTTGGTGAACTGGAATTGGCTCTACGGCAACTAAGTGCCAAGCTCGAAGCTGAAGGACTGTTCGATGAAGATCGCAAGCAACCTATCCCACGTTTTGTGAGTAAGGTTGGCATCGTGACTTCGTCCACCGGAGCCGCTGTTCGCGATATCATTCAAATTGCCCATCGTCGTAACCCCGCCGTTCAACTCATAGTGTTTCCGGCTAAGGTGCAGGGAGACGGAGCGGAGGCAACGATTGCGTCCGGGATTGAGTATTTCAACAACCGTGAGGACATTGATGTCATAATCATTGGCCGGGGCGGAGGATCGCTTGAGGATTTGTGGCCATTCAATACCGAGGTGACAGTACGTGCCGTTGCATCCTCCCTGATTCCGGTCGTATCGGCTGTTGGACACGAAGTTGATTTTTCCTTGTCCGACCGCGTTGCGGATCTGCGAGCTCCAACCCCGTCGGCTGCCGCCGAATTGGTGGTGTGGTCGCGGCGGGAATTGCAACAGACATTGTCGTCCATGCAACAGCGACAAGCTTCGCTTGTTCAATCTCGGCTGACCGAATCTCGTGGCCGATTAACGGCTTTACTTCAGCGGCCGGTTTTGGCACGACCGATGGATATACTCCACCAGCACCGGCAGTTCCTGGATCAAATACAGCATCAGCTTGTCCAGGCCGGAAAAAACAGTTTTGAAAAACGCCGAAACCAACTATCTTTGACGGTGTCGCGATTAGAGGCTTTGTCACCTATGCGGGTTTTATCTCGCGGATACTCTTTTAGTCGTTTGTTGCCGCAGAAGACCTCGGTAGTCTCGGTGGATCAATTGCAGCCCGGAAGTCGGCTGGAGACAACTTTTTTGGATGGTGCCGCTGTATCGGTGGTAGAACAGGTGGAAAAGAAGTAA